Proteins encoded within one genomic window of Sphingobacteriaceae bacterium:
- a CDS encoding sigma-70 family RNA polymerase sigma factor, whose translation MAGDGVSDGELVARVTRRDERALAALYDRHAARVYGLALRVTGDAREAEEVVQDVFLRLWRHAPRYDRRLASPRSWLLIMARHCSIDRLRARGRRPQTITLSEQVGSTPGGMVQAEDNIMLGHIRDAAAALPDGLREVLELAYFNGWTQREIAGHLDLPLGTVKTRLRQAVARLRDLLFHEGALDP comes from the coding sequence TTGGCCGGCGATGGCGTCTCCGATGGGGAATTGGTGGCCCGGGTTACCCGCCGGGACGAAAGGGCCCTGGCCGCCCTCTACGACCGCCACGCTGCCAGGGTGTACGGGCTGGCCCTGCGGGTGACGGGGGATGCTCGGGAGGCCGAAGAAGTAGTCCAAGATGTCTTCCTCCGTCTATGGCGGCATGCACCCCGCTACGACCGCCGCCTGGCCAGTCCCCGTTCCTGGCTGCTCATCATGGCCCGCCATTGCTCCATCGACCGCCTCCGGGCCAGAGGCCGCCGGCCCCAAACCATCACCCTATCGGAGCAGGTGGGCAGCACCCCCGGCGGGATGGTCCAGGCGGAAGATAACATCATGCTGGGGCACATCCGGGATGCGGCGGCCGCCCTGCCCGATGGCCTGCGGGAAGTGCTGGAGCTGGCCTATTTCAACGGCTGGACCCAGCGGGAAATCGCCGGGCATTTGGACTTGCCCCTGGGCACCGTCAAAACCCGCCTGCGCCAGGCGGTGGCCCGGCTCCGCGACCTGTTGTTCCACGAGGGGGCGTTGGATCCATGA